From Woronichinia naegeliana WA131, the proteins below share one genomic window:
- a CDS encoding type II toxin-antitoxin system RelE/ParE family toxin, with amino-acid sequence MPTYAIEVTDLAIEELSNIRAFERRPILEAIRQQLTYEPTVTTRNRKLLESLIPSFESVPPIWELRIGAYRIFYDVDEAEKIVYIRAIRRKTPEQTTEDIVQ; translated from the coding sequence ATGCCTACCTATGCCATTGAAGTAACTGATTTAGCCATTGAAGAATTGAGTAACATTCGTGCATTTGAGCGTCGTCCAATTCTGGAAGCAATTCGTCAACAACTCACCTACGAACCCACCGTTACCACACGAAATCGCAAACTTCTGGAATCTTTAATACCTAGTTTTGAATCGGTTCCCCCCATTTGGGAATTACGAATAGGAGCATACAGAATATTCTATGATGTAGATGAAGCGGAAAAAATTGTTTACATTCGAGCTATTCGACGGAAAACACCTGAACAAACCACAGAGGACATCGTGCAATGA
- a CDS encoding type II toxin-antitoxin system prevent-host-death family antitoxin: MKQLTLEQLSEQLQDYVRSTQGEQILITDNGKPIALLLGLENTNLEQLNLQLSAQFWEMISDRRKRPTVPLSVVEKQLENLE; encoded by the coding sequence ATGAAACAATTAACCTTAGAGCAGCTTTCCGAACAATTACAAGACTATGTGCGCTCTACTCAAGGAGAACAAATTCTGATTACTGACAACGGTAAACCGATCGCTCTTTTGTTAGGATTAGAAAACACCAATCTAGAGCAATTAAACTTGCAATTGTCAGCACAGTTTTGGGAAATGATTAGTGATCGCAGAAAACGCCCTACTGTTCCGTTATCCGTAGTGGAAAAGCAATTAGAGAACTTAGAATAA
- a CDS encoding type II toxin-antitoxin system RelE/ParE family toxin, with product MKYQIAKRFKKDLDKINDKKILAKVRKCIEAIGTSQVLSDIPDLEALKGFSGYYRIKFDYSYRIGIFWDGEVIEILKIESREGFYKNFP from the coding sequence ATGAAATATCAAATTGCCAAACGCTTCAAAAAAGATTTAGATAAAATTAACGACAAGAAAATTCTCGCAAAAGTTAGAAAATGTATTGAAGCAATTGGAACCTCTCAAGTACTATCTGACATCCCCGATCTTGAAGCACTAAAAGGCTTCTCAGGATATTATCGCATTAAATTTGACTACAGCTATCGTATTGGAATTTTTTGGGATGGCGAAGTTATCGAAATCCTTAAAATAGAGAGTCGAGAAGGATTTTACAAAAATTTCCCGTAG
- a CDS encoding type II toxin-antitoxin system PemK/MazF family toxin, translating to MKRGEIYFANLDPSIGSETAKRRPVLIVSNNINNQAATTITILPITSNVSKIYPFEIFLQPSESGLPKPSKIQSQQIRTISKQRINGDSVGSLSDKLMGLVDAAIRLHLGL from the coding sequence ATGAAACGTGGTGAGATTTATTTTGCAAATCTTGATCCTTCTATCGGTTCCGAAACTGCAAAACGCCGTCCAGTTTTGATTGTTAGTAATAATATTAATAATCAGGCTGCGACGACAATAACGATTCTGCCAATTACCTCTAACGTTTCTAAAATCTACCCATTTGAAATTTTCTTACAACCTTCAGAAAGTGGTTTACCGAAACCGTCTAAAATTCAATCTCAACAAATTAGAACAATCTCTAAACAGCGTATTAATGGTGATAGCGTTGGTAGCTTAAGTGATAAATTAATGGGCTTGGTTGATGCAGCAATTAGATTACATTTGGGTCTTTAA
- the htpG gene encoding molecular chaperone HtpG: MAVLEKGNITIHTENIFPIIKKSLYTDHEIFLRELISNAVDAIAKRKMAAYAGESGDVPDPEINIVVDKINKTLSITDNGIGMTADEVKKYINQVAFSSAEEFIHKYQKSANDLIGHFGLGFYSAFMVSKKVEIETLSYQADAQAVHWSCDGSPEFELTDCDRQVVGTTITLTIMEEEEEYLEASRIRQLVKTYSDFMSVPIRFEGETLNKQRALWKESPQNLTKEDYLELYRYLYPFQEDPLLWVHLNTDYPFLLNGILFFPKLRPDVDVSRGQIKLFCNQVFVSDHCEEIIPEFLMPLRGVIDSPDIPLNVSRSALTNHRTVRRIADYIAKKVGDRLKSLYTENPEEYLKCWEDIGTFVKFGSLKDDKFKQQVESLLLYRTTYQATASSETPTVEVQTDEGDAWQDVSANKNEGNPYEKAGYTTLKAYLERNKEKHENRVFYCTDQTTQATYVELYKNQGIEILFMDSFIDTNYFIPFLEREYSDVKFSRVDSELDQTLLEKDKADEIIDPTTNKSRSEQIKELFEKALNKPQVNIRTESLKADDPQSTPPAMVLLPEAMRRLQEMTAMMQQQTMAFPEQHILVINTNHPLIQNILSLSQGSIVQGAGESPSGELAKYLCQHVYDLALMAQKGFDAEGIKGFIERSNTVLTRLTK; the protein is encoded by the coding sequence ATGGCTGTTCTCGAAAAAGGTAATATTACTATCCATACCGAAAATATCTTTCCCATTATTAAAAAATCTCTCTATACCGATCATGAGATTTTCCTACGGGAATTGATTTCTAACGCCGTTGATGCCATTGCCAAGCGCAAAATGGCCGCCTATGCCGGCGAGTCGGGTGATGTTCCCGATCCAGAGATCAACATTGTGGTGGACAAAATTAATAAAACCCTTTCCATTACCGACAATGGTATTGGCATGACCGCCGATGAAGTTAAGAAATATATTAACCAGGTTGCTTTCTCTAGTGCGGAAGAATTTATCCATAAGTATCAAAAGTCCGCTAATGACTTAATTGGTCACTTTGGGCTGGGCTTCTACTCTGCTTTTATGGTGTCTAAAAAAGTGGAGATTGAAACCCTTTCCTATCAAGCAGATGCCCAGGCCGTTCACTGGTCTTGTGATGGTTCGCCGGAGTTTGAATTAACAGATTGCGATCGCCAGGTGGTTGGAACCACCATTACCCTGACCATTATGGAAGAAGAAGAGGAGTATTTAGAAGCTTCCCGCATCCGTCAGTTGGTGAAAACCTACTCTGATTTTATGTCTGTGCCCATTCGTTTTGAAGGCGAAACCCTTAATAAACAACGGGCCTTGTGGAAAGAATCCCCCCAGAATTTAACCAAAGAAGATTATCTCGAACTCTATCGTTATCTTTATCCTTTCCAGGAAGATCCCTTGCTGTGGGTACATCTCAATACGGACTATCCCTTCCTCTTAAATGGCATTCTCTTCTTCCCCAAATTGCGTCCAGATGTGGATGTGTCACGGGGACAGATCAAACTGTTCTGTAATCAGGTTTTTGTCAGTGATCACTGCGAAGAAATTATTCCCGAATTTCTGATGCCGTTACGGGGTGTGATTGATAGTCCTGATATTCCCCTCAATGTTTCACGGAGTGCTTTAACCAACCATCGGACGGTACGACGCATTGCTGATTATATTGCTAAAAAAGTCGGCGATCGCCTCAAATCCCTCTACACAGAAAACCCCGAAGAATACCTGAAATGTTGGGAAGATATCGGCACCTTTGTTAAATTTGGTTCCCTCAAGGATGACAAGTTTAAACAACAGGTTGAAAGTCTCCTACTCTATCGCACCACTTATCAGGCAACAGCCAGTTCTGAAACCCCAACTGTAGAAGTCCAAACCGATGAGGGAGATGCCTGGCAAGATGTCAGTGCCAATAAAAATGAGGGTAATCCCTACGAAAAAGCAGGTTATACGACCCTAAAAGCTTATCTAGAACGCAATAAGGAAAAGCACGAAAATCGAGTCTTTTACTGCACCGATCAAACCACCCAGGCTACCTACGTTGAACTCTATAAAAATCAGGGGATTGAAATCCTCTTTATGGATTCCTTTATCGACACCAATTACTTTATTCCTTTTCTAGAACGGGAATATAGTGATGTCAAGTTTTCCCGCGTCGATTCTGAGTTAGATCAAACCTTATTGGAAAAAGATAAGGCAGACGAAATTATTGATCCGACGACCAATAAATCCCGTAGTGAACAAATCAAGGAATTATTTGAGAAAGCCCTCAATAAACCCCAGGTGAATATTCGCACCGAATCCTTAAAAGCCGACGATCCCCAATCCACTCCTCCAGCAATGGTATTACTTCCTGAAGCTATGCGTCGTTTACAGGAAATGACCGCCATGATGCAGCAACAGACAATGGCTTTCCCTGAGCAACATATTTTGGTGATTAATACTAACCACCCTCTGATTCAAAATATTCTGTCCTTAAGTCAGGGCAGTATTGTACAAGGGGCTGGGGAATCTCCTTCTGGGGAATTAGCCAAATATCTCTGTCAGCACGTCTATGATTTGGCCCTAATGGCTCAAAAAGGCTTCGATGCGGAAGGAATTAAGGGCTTTATCGAACGCTCTAATACGGTGTTAACTCGATTAACCAAGTAG
- a CDS encoding NADP-dependent isocitrate dehydrogenase: protein MYEKLTPPTTGSKISFENGKPIVPDDPIIPFIRGDGTGVDIWPATEKVIDAAVAQAYGNQKKIHWFKVYAGDEACDIYGTYQYLPEDTLTAIKEYGVAIKGPLTTPIGGGIRSLNVALRQIFDLYACVRPCRYYQGTPSPHKYPEKLDVIVYRENTEDIYLGIEWKQGHEIAVKLIDYLNNDLIPATPEHGKKRIPLDSGIGIKPISKKGSQRLVRRAMEHALRLPKPKNQVTLVHKGNIMKYTEGAFRDWGYELVTSEFRDVCVTERESWILDNKDRNPDLSIEANAHKIEPGYDALTAGKKAQIHAEVQGVLDVIGASHGNGQWKDKIMVNDRIADSIFQQIQTRPDEYSILATMNLNGDYLSDAAAAIVGGLGMGPGANIGDHAAIFEATHGTAPKHAGLDRINPGSVILSGVMMLEFMGWQAAADLIKKGISAAIANREVTYDLARLMEPPVDPPLKCSAFAEAIIKHFND, encoded by the coding sequence ATGTACGAAAAACTGACCCCTCCTACGACTGGCTCCAAAATCAGCTTTGAAAACGGTAAACCGATCGTGCCGGATGATCCGATTATTCCCTTCATTCGCGGTGATGGCACTGGGGTGGATATTTGGCCAGCCACGGAAAAGGTCATTGATGCGGCGGTGGCCCAAGCCTATGGTAATCAAAAAAAGATTCATTGGTTTAAGGTCTATGCGGGAGATGAAGCCTGTGATATCTATGGAACCTATCAGTATTTGCCGGAAGATACCCTGACCGCGATCAAAGAATACGGTGTTGCTATTAAAGGCCCCCTCACAACCCCGATTGGTGGCGGTATTCGTTCTTTAAATGTAGCTCTGCGTCAGATCTTTGATCTCTATGCCTGTGTGCGTCCCTGTCGTTATTACCAGGGAACTCCTTCCCCCCATAAATATCCAGAGAAATTAGATGTGATTGTCTATCGGGAAAATACAGAAGATATTTATCTCGGCATTGAATGGAAACAGGGCCATGAAATTGCGGTTAAATTGATTGATTATCTCAATAATGATTTAATTCCAGCCACCCCAGAACATGGTAAAAAACGAATTCCGCTAGACTCTGGTATTGGCATCAAACCGATTAGTAAAAAGGGATCACAACGTCTAGTTCGTCGGGCCATGGAACACGCCCTGCGTTTACCGAAGCCTAAAAATCAAGTCACCTTGGTACATAAGGGCAATATTATGAAATATACCGAAGGAGCTTTTCGGGACTGGGGTTATGAGTTAGTAACCAGTGAATTTCGAGATGTGTGTGTCACGGAACGGGAATCCTGGATTTTAGATAATAAGGACAGAAATCCCGATCTGAGTATCGAAGCCAATGCCCACAAAATTGAACCAGGCTATGATGCTCTCACGGCTGGGAAAAAAGCCCAAATCCATGCCGAGGTACAAGGGGTTCTAGATGTGATTGGCGCAAGTCACGGTAACGGTCAATGGAAGGACAAAATTATGGTTAATGATCGCATTGCCGATAGTATTTTCCAACAAATTCAGACCCGTCCTGATGAATATTCTATCCTGGCGACCATGAACCTGAATGGTGATTATCTGTCGGATGCGGCGGCGGCGATCGTGGGCGGGTTAGGTATGGGGCCGGGGGCCAATATTGGCGATCATGCAGCCATTTTTGAAGCAACTCACGGTACGGCTCCTAAACACGCAGGCTTAGATCGGATTAATCCTGGTTCTGTCATTCTTTCCGGCGTAATGATGCTGGAATTTATGGGTTGGCAAGCGGCCGCTGATCTGATTAAAAAGGGGATTTCGGCAGCGATCGCCAATCGAGAAGTCACCTATGATTTGGCCCGATTAATGGAACCGCCTGTGGATCCACCGTTAAAGTGTTCAGCATTTGCAGAAGCAATTATTAAACATTTCAACGATTAG
- a CDS encoding radical SAM protein has translation MNALLTHSFATVYGPVVSWRYGRSLGIDPIGQISTCSFNCVYCQLGEIEVISRDRRLFLPTEQIRAELEQFAPWEVDIITLSGSGEPTLALNLGEILSQIKTLTAKPTLVLTNATLLDDAQVRQELSLADRVSVKLDGISEDLVRRINRPDSSLHLTKIIQGIEAFKTEFRGELSLQTMLLAPWSEEVKRQYIALLKRLQPKEIQLNTPSRPKPLKRELEGRGNHTGEELPAYPVQILKCVSPEILAALAQELTDKTQIPVRCAPGSSWSQN, from the coding sequence ATGAATGCTTTACTCACCCATTCCTTTGCAACGGTTTATGGCCCGGTCGTTTCCTGGCGTTATGGTCGTTCTTTAGGGATTGATCCCATTGGCCAAATCTCTACCTGTTCTTTTAATTGTGTTTATTGTCAATTAGGAGAAATTGAAGTGATTAGCCGCGATCGCCGTTTATTTTTGCCAACGGAACAGATTAGGGCGGAGTTAGAACAATTCGCGCCCTGGGAAGTGGATATTATTACCCTTAGTGGCAGTGGAGAACCGACCTTAGCCCTGAATTTAGGAGAGATTTTAAGTCAAATTAAAACCTTGACGGCTAAACCAACCTTGGTATTAACCAATGCGACTCTTCTCGATGATGCCCAGGTACGACAGGAATTAAGTTTAGCAGATCGCGTTTCTGTCAAATTGGATGGCATTTCCGAGGATTTAGTACGACGTATTAATCGACCGGATTCGAGCCTGCACTTGACAAAAATTATCCAGGGCATTGAAGCTTTTAAAACAGAATTTCGCGGCGAATTATCCCTACAAACCATGTTATTAGCTCCTTGGTCAGAGGAAGTTAAACGTCAATATATAGCACTGCTTAAACGCTTACAACCCAAAGAAATCCAACTCAATACTCCCAGTCGTCCTAAACCTTTAAAACGGGAATTGGAAGGGCGCGGCAATCATACGGGGGAGGAATTACCGGCCTATCCTGTCCAAATTTTAAAATGTGTCAGTCCTGAAATTTTAGCGGCTTTAGCCCAGGAATTAACGGATAAAACCCAGATTCCCGTGCGTTGCGCCCCTGGTTCTTCCTGGTCTCAAAACTAG
- the trmB gene encoding tRNA (guanosine(46)-N7)-methyltransferase TrmB: MTRVRVRQHVNPLSQKYRTAIAVPDWSQIYGNVSRPLHLDIGCARGKFLLQMAPLQPDWNFLGIEIRESLVIEANQQCDRLALNNLHFLFGNMNSTPLLFLNSLPATLSRVSIQFPDPWFKQRHSKRRVVQPELVTALGEVLSLQGQILLQSDVELVVQEMSDRFLENPRFQKTHIEPWLTLNPFPVSTERENACLNLERPVYRVLLTKIR; this comes from the coding sequence TTGACTAGAGTTCGCGTTCGTCAACATGTCAATCCTTTAAGCCAAAAATATCGCACAGCGATCGCGGTTCCTGATTGGAGTCAAATCTATGGTAACGTTTCCCGGCCTTTGCATTTAGATATTGGTTGTGCACGGGGTAAGTTTTTGTTACAAATGGCCCCATTGCAGCCGGATTGGAATTTTTTAGGGATTGAAATCCGTGAGTCTTTGGTCATAGAAGCGAATCAACAATGCGATCGCCTGGCGTTAAATAATTTACATTTTTTGTTTGGCAATATGAATAGCACCCCGTTACTTTTTCTCAATAGTTTACCCGCTACTTTAAGCCGAGTCTCGATCCAGTTTCCCGATCCTTGGTTTAAGCAACGCCATAGCAAACGGCGAGTCGTTCAACCGGAATTAGTGACGGCTCTAGGGGAGGTTTTAAGCTTACAAGGTCAGATCTTATTACAATCTGATGTGGAATTAGTGGTCCAGGAAATGAGCGATCGCTTTTTAGAAAATCCTCGTTTTCAGAAAACTCACATTGAACCCTGGTTAACCTTGAACCCTTTCCCCGTCTCAACGGAGAGAGAGAACGCTTGTCTAAATTTAGAACGTCCTGTTTATCGGGTTTTATTAACCAAAATTCGCTAG
- a CDS encoding metallophosphoesterase produces MQNYLPFLSLIMKTFRFAVISDPHIALPQTIDNTVSRFHMVEVSIAALEKALTQLEPLNLDFLLIPGDLTQDGEIENHQWLHQRLQKLPFPCYVIPGNHDVPLPTSNHEVVGLAEFPRYYTGCGYQDSQEAYYTQELLPGVQLIALNSNAFSQDHQQIGYLEEKQYWWLEEQLKIYSEQLIFVMIHHNVIEHLPGQSHHELGRRYMLDNATQLLTLLKKYQVKLIFTGHLHVQDIAYHDGIYEITTGSLVSYPHPYRIITADYTQNQWHLTIESHRIESVEGYPQLAQQSRQFLGDRSQFFMTRLLTLPPLNLSPENAAKLVPTLQYFWADVAAGDSKFDFPNFPSPVRYFLQKFSHFNHPQHLHFQDNNTVLKL; encoded by the coding sequence TTGCAAAACTACTTACCTTTTCTATCATTAATTATGAAGACGTTTCGCTTTGCAGTTATTAGTGATCCCCATATTGCCCTTCCCCAAACCATTGACAATACCGTTTCGCGGTTTCACATGGTAGAAGTGAGTATAGCAGCCCTAGAAAAGGCCTTGACTCAGCTAGAACCCTTAAACTTGGATTTTTTACTGATCCCAGGGGATTTGACCCAAGATGGTGAAATTGAGAATCATCAATGGTTACACCAACGCTTACAAAAATTACCCTTTCCCTGTTATGTGATTCCAGGTAATCATGATGTGCCATTGCCGACGAGTAACCATGAGGTAGTAGGTTTAGCCGAGTTTCCTCGTTACTATACTGGTTGCGGTTATCAAGATTCCCAAGAGGCTTACTATACTCAGGAATTGCTGCCTGGTGTACAGCTTATTGCCCTTAATTCTAATGCTTTTAGTCAAGATCATCAACAAATTGGTTACTTAGAGGAAAAACAATATTGGTGGTTAGAGGAACAACTAAAAATATATTCAGAGCAGTTAATTTTTGTTATGATTCACCACAATGTTATTGAACATTTACCTGGACAATCCCACCACGAGTTAGGACGTAGGTATATGTTAGATAATGCCACCCAATTACTGACTTTACTCAAGAAATATCAAGTTAAACTGATTTTTACGGGTCATCTTCATGTTCAGGATATTGCCTATCATGATGGCATCTATGAGATTACAACGGGTTCTCTGGTTAGTTATCCCCATCCCTATCGCATTATCACCGCAGACTATACACAAAATCAATGGCATTTAACGATTGAGTCCCATCGCATTGAGAGTGTTGAAGGTTATCCCCAACTGGCCCAGCAATCTCGTCAGTTTCTCGGCGATCGCTCCCAATTTTTTATGACTCGTTTATTAACCTTGCCGCCTTTGAATTTATCCCCAGAAAATGCCGCTAAGTTAGTGCCTACACTGCAATATTTTTGGGCTGATGTGGCGGCGGGTGATAGTAAATTTGACTTTCCCAATTTTCCCTCTCCTGTGCGTTACTTTTTGCAAAAATTTAGTCATTTTAATCACCCTCAGCACCTCCATTTTCAAGATAATAATACTGTCTTAAAACTTTAG
- a CDS encoding filamentous hemagglutinin N-terminal domain-containing protein, with amino-acid sequence MGMFNKYEFRKSRFIFFFAIQTLTSSFVLTSLNLFAQNGVVAQVVPDQTLGAESSLTNSNADINGIPSTLIEGGAKRGANLFHSFEKFSVEEGRGAYFNNPDGIQRILSRVTGNSISEILGTLGVLGNADLFLINPNGIILGSKASLDLNGSFLATTATSLIFEDGTEFSAKVSSTPSLLTVSIPVGLQFREPIGDIVQQPTSSLESQTGKTLALVGGNVNILGGYIFFPAGRIELGSVAGTGYVSLHPIQEGWALSYEGVQNFGDIQIIQGASFDVTNYDFSSQNLGDIQLQGRNITVKDGSQIIASQGTIKVGASETLAITGFQSYGPNLPIVRSGFGNFSLSDKNAGSITINTKKLIVQDGGVISTSSIGLNYYGTETIASGKGGNLIINASESVELTGKSGVPTGLSSETESFGAGGNITINTKKLTVQGGAEISTATTAISSFGQSIVTGTGGDINIIASDSINVSGGILSTETSGFGGNAGNIKIETGHLNLNDSASILASSSGQRKGGNILVDALQLNLQNGSQISASSRFSQGGNISLKTGQLNVAGRAKVSVSSPQGQAGNLNITANSLTLNRGSITAETGKSGAGSGANITLQLSDFVRLENGSLISATANGNANGGNITINSPIVFAFPSTISNSSDIIAKAEGCDL; translated from the coding sequence ATGGGGATGTTTAATAAATACGAATTCCGTAAGTCAAGATTTATTTTCTTCTTCGCAATTCAGACATTAACAAGTTCCTTCGTGCTTACTTCACTCAATTTGTTTGCTCAAAATGGCGTTGTTGCTCAAGTCGTCCCTGATCAAACTTTAGGAGCAGAAAGTTCCCTCACTAATTCTAATGCCGATATCAATGGTATTCCCAGTACCTTGATTGAAGGTGGTGCGAAAAGGGGAGCAAATTTATTTCATAGCTTTGAAAAATTTAGTGTTGAGGAGGGAAGAGGAGCCTATTTTAATAATCCTGACGGGATTCAACGCATTCTGAGTCGGGTTACAGGGAATAGCATTTCGGAGATTTTAGGAACTCTGGGTGTTTTAGGCAATGCCGATCTATTTCTGATTAATCCCAATGGCATTATTTTGGGTTCCAAAGCGTCCCTTGATCTCAACGGTTCATTTCTTGCGACCACCGCTACTAGCCTGATCTTTGAAGATGGCACCGAGTTCAGTGCTAAAGTATCCTCTACTCCGTCTTTGCTGACCGTCAGCATTCCTGTTGGCTTGCAATTTAGGGAACCGATAGGAGACATTGTCCAACAACCTACATCATCTTTAGAGAGTCAAACAGGTAAAACCTTGGCTTTGGTAGGAGGTAATGTTAATATACTGGGAGGATATATTTTCTTTCCAGCAGGAAGAATTGAGCTAGGTAGCGTTGCTGGAACTGGCTATGTTAGTCTTCACCCGATACAAGAAGGTTGGGCTTTGAGCTATGAAGGTGTCCAGAATTTTGGTGATATTCAAATCATTCAAGGAGCTTCATTTGATGTTACTAATTATGATTTCTCATCTCAAAATCTGGGAGATATCCAGTTGCAGGGCAGAAATATAACTGTTAAAGACGGTTCGCAAATTATAGCGAGTCAGGGAACCATAAAAGTAGGAGCTTCGGAGACATTGGCAATTACTGGTTTCCAGTCATATGGGCCAAATCTGCCAATTGTTAGAAGTGGTTTTGGGAATTTTTCTCTTTCTGACAAAAACGCGGGCAGTATAACAATTAACACTAAAAAGCTGATTGTCCAAGATGGAGGAGTGATCTCCACATCATCTATTGGTCTCAATTACTACGGAACTGAGACAATCGCTTCGGGGAAAGGAGGGAATTTGATAATAAACGCCTCTGAATCTGTGGAGTTAACAGGTAAATCGGGAGTGCCAACTGGATTATCGTCGGAAACTGAATCGTTTGGAGCGGGCGGGAACATAACAATCAATACCAAAAAACTAACTGTTCAAGGTGGTGCAGAAATATCAACAGCAACGACTGCGATAAGCTCTTTTGGGCAATCTATAGTGACAGGAACCGGTGGAGATATAAACATCATCGCCTCTGATTCTATAAATGTTAGTGGCGGTATCCTCTCAACTGAAACTAGTGGTTTTGGCGGCAATGCAGGAAATATAAAAATTGAAACTGGACATTTGAACCTCAATGACAGTGCAAGTATCTTAGCTTCTAGTTCTGGTCAGAGGAAAGGTGGCAATATTTTGGTAGATGCTTTGCAGTTGAACCTTCAGAATGGGTCGCAGATATCTGCCTCAAGCCGATTCAGTCAAGGAGGAAATATTAGTTTAAAAACTGGACAGTTGAACGTTGCTGGTCGGGCAAAAGTCAGCGTCAGCAGCCCTCAAGGCCAGGCGGGCAACCTGAACATTACGGCTAATTCCCTCACCCTGAACCGAGGTTCTATCACTGCTGAAACTGGCAAGAGTGGGGCTGGAAGCGGCGCAAATATTACCTTGCAATTATCCGACTTTGTTCGACTCGAAAATGGCAGCTTAATCTCAGCAACGGCTAACGGTAATGCCAACGGGGGCAACATTACTATTAATTCTCCAATTGTCTTCGCTTTCCCCTCAACGATCTCTAACAGTAGTGACATTATTGCTAAAGCGGAAGGGTGTGACCTTTAG
- a CDS encoding DUF29 domain-containing protein, with amino-acid sequence MRLCEHLLKIRYWESERDHCLRGWSREVSNFRIAIQRELASSPSLGSFLQECFVKEYKNGRKLFLNASGLDPKSIPEQPFFSLEQALDEDWLAF; translated from the coding sequence ATGCGGCTTTGTGAGCATTTGCTGAAGATTCGTTATTGGGAATCAGAAAGGGATCATTGTTTGAGAGGATGGAGTCGAGAAGTCAGTAATTTTCGGATTGCTATTCAGAGGGAATTGGCATCGAGTCCGAGTTTGGGGTCTTTTTTACAAGAATGTTTTGTTAAAGAATATAAAAATGGCAGAAAGCTTTTTTTGAATGCGAGTGGACTTGATCCTAAATCTATTCCAGAACAACCCTTTTTTAGCTTGGAGCAAGCTTTAGATGAAGACTGGTTAGCTTTTTAA
- a CDS encoding DUF29 domain-containing protein has protein sequence MNTLIPRQAGLLYQSDYQLWLTETVGKLRSQDFSSLDLENLIEELESLGRSERNAISS, from the coding sequence GTGAATACTTTAATACCAAGACAAGCAGGCCTTTTATATCAGAGCGATTATCAACTATGGTTGACAGAAACTGTCGGAAAATTGCGATCGCAGGATTTTAGTAGCCTAGATTTGGAAAATCTGATTGAGGAGTTAGAAAGTTTGGGGAGAAGCGAAAGAAATGCGATTTCTAGTTAG
- a CDS encoding rhomboid family intramembrane serine protease, with product MSNQKKSSLSQSIKAQVQILGTLVAVFWILEILDTFVFNHQLDQYGIVPHSLIGLRGILFAPFLHGGFGHLMANTVPFIILGWLVMLQEVSDFWIVTAVTMIVGGLGVWIFAPSNTVHIGASSLIFGYLGFLLLRGYFQRNLASIFLSLLVGFLYGGLIWGVFPHQPGVSWQGHLFGFVGGVLAAKLIANEKRYYS from the coding sequence ATGAGTAATCAGAAAAAGTCCTCGTTATCACAATCCATTAAGGCTCAAGTTCAGATTTTAGGAACATTGGTGGCTGTTTTTTGGATTTTAGAAATTCTAGACACCTTTGTTTTTAATCATCAGTTAGATCAGTATGGGATTGTTCCCCATTCTTTGATAGGTTTACGGGGAATTCTATTTGCCCCTTTTTTGCATGGTGGCTTTGGTCATTTAATGGCTAACACCGTACCTTTTATTATTCTGGGCTGGTTAGTGATGCTTCAGGAGGTCAGCGATTTTTGGATCGTTACTGCTGTCACGATGATTGTGGGCGGACTAGGTGTTTGGATCTTTGCCCCTAGTAACACAGTGCATATTGGAGCCAGTAGTTTGATTTTCGGCTATTTAGGCTTTTTATTACTACGAGGTTACTTCCAGCGTAATTTAGCCTCTATCTTTCTTTCTCTCTTGGTTGGATTTCTTTACGGAGGCCTAATCTGGGGCGTTTTCCCCCATCAACCAGGCGTTTCCTGGCAGGGTCATCTCTTTGGTTTTGTCGGCGGTGTTTTAGCGGCGAAGTTAATTGCTAATGAGAAACGATATTATTCTTAA